A genomic stretch from Eretmochelys imbricata isolate rEreImb1 chromosome 24, rEreImb1.hap1, whole genome shotgun sequence includes:
- the RAB25 gene encoding ras-related protein Rab-25, protein MGTAEEDYNFVFKVVLIGESGVGKTNLLSRFTRNEFNHDSRTTIGVEFSTRTVMVGNAMVKAQIWDTAGLERYRAITSAYYRGAVGALLVFDITKHQTYDVVERWLKELYDHAEATIIVMLVGNKTDLAQAREVPTEEAKMFAENNGLLFIETSALDSTNVEQAFETILRGIFSKVQKQQQRSPQDNAVSLSSETPRGASQSPEEKRACCVSL, encoded by the exons ATGGGGACGGCGGAGGAAGACTATAACTTTGTCTTTAAGG TGGTCCTGATTGGAGAGTCTGGCGTGGGGAAGACCAATCTGCTCTCGCGCTTCACCCGCAATGAATTCAACCACGACAGCCGCACCACCATCGGCGTGGAGTTCTCCACCCGCACCGTCATGGTGGGCAACGCCATGGTGAAGGCACAGATCTGGGACACGGCCGGGCTGGAGCGCTACCGTGCCATCACCTCAGC GTATTACAGGGGAGCAGTGGGCGCCCTCCTGGTTTTCGACATCACCAAGCACCAGACCTACGATGTGGTGGAGCGCTGGCTGAAGGAGCTGTACGACCACGCCGAGGCCACCATCATCGTCATGTTGGTGGGCAACAAGACAGACTTAGCCCAGGCCCGCGAGGTGCCGACCGAGGAGGCAAAGATGTTTGCAG AAAACAATGGGCTGCTGTTCATCGAGACGTCTGCGCTGGACTCCACGAACGTCGAGCAGGCCTTCGAGACCATACTGCGAG GCATTTTCAGCAAAGTGCAGAAGCAGCAACAGCGAAGCCCCCAGGACAATGCGGTGTCGCTCTCCAGCGAGACCCCCCGCGGCGCGTCCCAGAGCCCGGAGGAGAAGCGAGCGTGCTGCGTGAGCCTCTGA